TGGGGAACGTCGACGCTCTGCTGGTGTCGCGGTACTTCGGCCCGGCGCAGGTGACGGCCTACGTCCTGACCAAGCGGGCCAGCGAGGTGCTGGCCATGGTCGTGACCAGGGTCGGCGCTGCTTTCGCCCCGGCGATGGCCCACGCCTGGGGCGCAGGGGGCGGCGAGTCCCTCCGCCTCATCGCGCTGCGGCTCCTTCGGCTCGCCACCTGGGCGAGCCTCTTCGGGCTGGCCGGATACGCCGCGCTGAACCGGGAGTTCATGGGTCTCTGGGTCGGCCCCCAGCTATACGGGGGGCTGGTCCTGACCGTGCTGCTCGGCCTGGCCGCTGCCGTGCTCTCGGTGGAGTCGATCGCATCGTCCATCCTGTTCTCCGTCGGAGGGGCGCGGGCCTCCTCAGCCGCCACGGCGACGTCCGCGGTCGGGCGCTTCGTGGCTGCATTGGGACTCCTCGCCGCAGGGGGCGGGGCCTGGTCAGTCCCCCTGGCGGCGGCAGCCGTGTCCCTGAGCGTGACCCTTGGGATGATCCTGCCGATACTGAGCCGTACACTGGGCTCCCAGGCGCGGGGCTTCGCGCTTGACCTTCTGAAGTCAGGCGCACAGGCGCTGCCGATGGTGGCGCTCGGTCTCGTATGGGCGAGGTGGTTTGCGCCACTCGCCGGCGGGAGTTGGCTCGGCTTCGCCTTCGGCGCCGCCGCGCTGAGCACCGCCCTCGTCAGCCTGCTGGCAGCCTCATGCGGTTCCTTCAGGTCCGAGGTGCGGCGGGCCGCCACCTGGCTTCAACCATGAGAGCGCATTCGCACAACCAACGCGCAACGGGGCCCACCAGGCAGGCGCTTGCTGTGCAGCGTCGATTGCGAGGCATCCACTCTGCGGGACACAATGATTGCCTATCGACCAGACATTGACGGCCTTCGAGCAATAGCCGTCCTTTCCGTTCTTGTCTTCCACGCCTTTCCTGCCATAGGGCCAGGGGGGTTCGTTGGCGTCGACGTCTTCTTTGTCATTTCTGGCTACCTGATTACCGGCATCATTCTTAAGGGTCTGGGTGCTGGCACCTTCCGCATTCGAGATTTCTACGAACGCCGAGTTCGGCGAATTTTCCCGGCCCTGGCAGTCCTGCTAGCATTCGTCCTGGTTGTTGGCTGGTTCACGTCGATGCCGGCTGACTTCGCTGCGCTTGGGAAGCACACCGCAGCAGGCGCCCTGTTCGCCTCCAACGTCGCGGCCTTGCTCGAGGCTGGGTATTTCGACGCCGGCGCCGAGGCGAAGCCTCTCCTCCATCTTTGGTCGCTGGGCATCGAGGAGCAGTTCTATCTGCTCTGGCCGATCTTCCTCATGGTGCTGGTTCGCAAGACAAATCGGCCGGTGTTGGCCGTGGTCGGCGCTGCGCTCCTGTCTTTCCTTGGAAGTTGCTGGCTCTCATGGGCCAGCCCGGATGTCGCCTATTACCTCCCGTTTACCCGCTTCTGGGAACTGCTGGTCGGGAGCTTGCTCTCGATGTACCGCCTTTCTGCTCACGCTGGCGTTTCACCCATTCCCTTGGTGGGGAACATTCGGCGCGGGCTAAGTGAGGCCTTGGCCGTCAGCGGTTTGGTAGCCATCGCGGTCGCATCCGTTGCTCTGGACGGCTCGGTCCCTTTTCCTGGATTCGCCGCACTTCTACCAGTTCTGGGTGCGGCCGCCGTCATTGCCACCGGCCCGGACGGATGGGTCCATCGGAAACTTCTCAGCCAGCGCTTCCTGGTCCTCGTTGGGCTGATCAGTTATCCCCTCTATCTATGGCACTGGCCGCTACTTGTCTTTGCCAGGGGCCTGGATCCTCGACTGGCGCAGCACTTCAATGACAGGCTCCTTCGCCTGTCTGTCTTGGCGCTGTCGGTTGGTGCCGCCTGGGCCACCTATCGGCTGGTAGAGGAGCGGGCCAGGAGGGCGCGTGGCACAATGGCCGTCTTTGCCTTGTGCGCTGCAGTAGGGGTGCTCGGTACACTGGGAGCACTGGTTTCGGCTAGCGGTGGGGTTCCGGGTCGTTACAATTCGACCCAGCTGGCCATTGACTCGACGGCCGAGAGCTTCGCGCTCGGACACAAGGCTCTGTATCGGGAGGGCCGCTGCTTCCTGACGGGCTCTCAGCGGGCAAAGGACTTCGCTCAGGAGTGCTTTGGTGCCGATGGTTTGGGCGCGCTTGGCCAGTCCCACCTCGTCTTGTGGGGCGACTCCCACGCGGCGCACTTGCTGCCGGGGATGAGGGACTTGGCGTACTCCAGTGGACTCGTGCTCGCCCAGTTCACCACTGCGAACTGCCCACCCATTCTCGGATACGATTCAACGATTCGCCCGCAGTGCGCCGCGACCAACAATCAGGTTCTAACCCTCATTGCGGCCGCA
The genomic region above belongs to Anaeromyxobacter sp. and contains:
- a CDS encoding oligosaccharide flippase family protein — encoded protein: MSRRQATRLNLFFQYASIGLTVLQGFVLVPFYLRYIDGATYGAWLASGNIVAWLAVVDPGFGAVLQQRVARFLGEGSSRQLGDAVGTGVTLSLAIAGLVAAAGLALAPWVPELTGSAGGSGPELTRAFALSCAAEAVLLVDLAVAAVLVGLMKRMVWTGVSYLAGTLLGVVATVVLLVGGFGLSSIPLGLLLRSVLLLLSHGALLAHVLRRDLRVAPRFTSAEFRSVMSLSAFTWAARLATSLMGNVDALLVSRYFGPAQVTAYVLTKRASEVLAMVVTRVGAAFAPAMAHAWGAGGGESLRLIALRLLRLATWASLFGLAGYAALNREFMGLWVGPQLYGGLVLTVLLGLAAAVLSVESIASSILFSVGGARASSAATATSAVGRFVAALGLLAAGGGAWSVPLAAAAVSLSVTLGMILPILSRTLGSQARGFALDLLKSGAQALPMVALGLVWARWFAPLAGGSWLGFAFGAAALSTALVSLLAASCGSFRSEVRRAATWLQP
- a CDS encoding acyltransferase — its product is MLCSVDCEASTLRDTMIAYRPDIDGLRAIAVLSVLVFHAFPAIGPGGFVGVDVFFVISGYLITGIILKGLGAGTFRIRDFYERRVRRIFPALAVLLAFVLVVGWFTSMPADFAALGKHTAAGALFASNVAALLEAGYFDAGAEAKPLLHLWSLGIEEQFYLLWPIFLMVLVRKTNRPVLAVVGAALLSFLGSCWLSWASPDVAYYLPFTRFWELLVGSLLSMYRLSAHAGVSPIPLVGNIRRGLSEALAVSGLVAIAVASVALDGSVPFPGFAALLPVLGAAAVIATGPDGWVHRKLLSQRFLVLVGLISYPLYLWHWPLLVFARGLDPRLAQHFNDRLLRLSVLALSVGAAWATYRLVEERARRARGTMAVFALCAAVGVLGTLGALVSASGGVPGRYNSTQLAIDSTAESFALGHKALYREGRCFLTGSQRAKDFAQECFGADGLGALGQSHLVLWGDSHAAHLLPGMRDLAYSSGLVLAQFTTANCPPILGYDSTIRPQCAATNNQVLTLIAAARPSVVVLAAAWPSYPLEGLGESVARLKEAGVALVVLVGPVAMFADSQPRLLFRAAGNGHVPAQLFTPLLVDLRRIDRELRAQAREAGAEYASPLDVSCTADTCLVALDGRAENLMAWDSSHLTQVGAKYIVDRCIAGWVEGWKSGARRPVTPQTTGSPIDVDTVPQTPSEGQPAP